A window of Chryseobacterium aquaeductus genomic DNA:
AAGCAAATTAGTGCTGTTTGTGAAATCATTTGTGCTATTTGTGTTTAAATAAAAATTCATCCCGAGAATGTCCAAAAAAAAGGTAACCATCGTATTTGATATTGGAAAAACCAACAAAAAGTTTTTTTTATTTGATAAAAATTACAAAGAAGTTGTGCGTGAATATACCGAACTTCCCCTTACCACCGATGAAGATGGTTATCCTACAGAAGATCTTGTGGCACTGCAAAACTGGATCAAAGATAACTTCAATGCGATTTTGGATGATGAAAATTTTGAAGTAAAAGCCATCAATTTTTCAACTTACGGAGCAAGTTTTGTGCACCTCGATCAGAAAGGAAATGTTCTGACGCCATTGTACAATTACACCAAACCGATGGATCAGGATATTCTTGATTTATTTTATAAAAAACATGGCAGCAAACTGAAAATTGCCCGCGAAACTGCATCTCCTCAAACTGGAATGCTGAACTCCGGACTGCAATTATTTTGGTTAAAATACAAACATCCGGAACTTTTCAAAAAAATCCGTTACAGTGTTCATTTACCTCAGTATTTATCTTATCTGTTTACTGGAATTTGCGTTTCGGAATTTACATCTATTGGCTGTCATACCAATTTGTGGGACTACGACAAAGCAGATTATCACGACTGGGTTTACGAAGAAGGAATCGATGCTTTATTGGGACCAATTGTTCCGACTTCTGCGAGCATCAACACCTCTTACAGAAATAAAAAAATTAAAATTGGCGTTGGAATTCACGACAGTTCTTCCGCGCTGTTACCTTATATTTTAAGTAAAAAAGAACCGTTTTTATTACTTTCAACAGGAACATGGAGTATTTCTTTAAATCCATTCAACGATGAAAGTTTAACGGATGAAGACATCGAAAACAACTGTCTCAATTACATGAGAATTGACGGCAAACGTGTGAAAGCGTCCCGTTTTTTCATGGGAAATGAGTACAAAATTCAGGTAGAGAAACTGTGTGCTTACTATGGAAAAGAATACGGTTTCC
This region includes:
- a CDS encoding FGGY-family carbohydrate kinase: MSKKKVTIVFDIGKTNKKFFLFDKNYKEVVREYTELPLTTDEDGYPTEDLVALQNWIKDNFNAILDDENFEVKAINFSTYGASFVHLDQKGNVLTPLYNYTKPMDQDILDLFYKKHGSKLKIARETASPQTGMLNSGLQLFWLKYKHPELFKKIRYSVHLPQYLSYLFTGICVSEFTSIGCHTNLWDYDKADYHDWVYEEGIDALLGPIVPTSASINTSYRNKKIKIGVGIHDSSSALLPYILSKKEPFLLLSTGTWSISLNPFNDESLTDEDIENNCLNYMRIDGKRVKASRFFMGNEYKIQVEKLCAYYGKEYGFHREVQFDQDLYLRLMKNKNIYFRFEGIILKRKMITATDLNSFETFEEAYHQLMIELMDLQIHTITNAIGNSEIKNIYIDGGFTDNDVFMKLMSHHFQHYNVMSTHSPLGSALGASMVISNKKIDETFLQQHYQMKVLQPLILNL